In Humulus lupulus chromosome 7, drHumLupu1.1, whole genome shotgun sequence, the following are encoded in one genomic region:
- the LOC133792734 gene encoding zinc finger protein CONSTANS-LIKE 6, whose protein sequence is MGYNALILRSPKKEEQQVPDSIVTNDLSEGKDSNLASEEVDILEDLERILGINEEEAHKLTKCSTNVSQLNWEFMEWDEFRNGDEEAEDEEEDISEQKMLFDKDYYYDKNYKCFFEEDEEYLEEEEEEEEEEERYYRRGDVGNVINIKKEQVGFWDDDYNKNASLNLSLNYQEVLDAWSDRGSLWADEYSLSVASNGSNNTYMGEVPVLMEEERRRREASVLRYKEKRQTRLFSKKIRYQVRKLNADKRPRLKGRFVKRV, encoded by the exons ATGGGTTACAACGCTTTAATCTTAAGAAGCCCAAAGAAAGAAGAACAACAAGTCCCGGACTCCATTGTTACTAATGACTTGTCCGAGGGCAAAGACAGTAATTTGGCCAGTGAAGAAGTTGATATACTGGAAGATTTGGAGAGAATTCTGGGCATTAATGAAGAAGAAGCTCATAAGTTGACTAAGTGTAGTACTAATGTTAGTCAACTTAACTGGGAATTCATGGAATGGGATGAGTTTCGTAATGGAGATGAAGAAGCTGAAGATGAAGAGGAAGACATCTCAGAGCAGAAGATGTTATTCGACAaggattattattatgataaaaaTTACAAGTGCTTCTTTGAAGAAGATGAGGAAtatttagaagaagaagaagaagaagaagaagaagaagaaagatacTACAGAAGGGGTGATGTAGGTAATGTTATAAATATCAAGAAAGAGCAAGTTGGGTTTTGGGATGATGATTATAATAAGAACGCTTCGTTGAATCTGAGCTTGAATTATCAAGAGGTTTTGGATGCTTGGTCCGATCGTGGCTCTCTCTGGGCTGATGAGTACTCTCTTTCAGTGGCATCAAATGGCTCTAATAATACTTAT ATGGGAGAAGTTCCAGTGTTAatggaagaagaaagaagaagaagggaagctAGTGTTCTTAGGTACAAGGAGAAACGCCAGACTAGACTCTTCTCGAAAAAGATAAGATATCAAGTTCGCAAACTCAATGCAGATAAAAGACCCAGACTCAAG GGTCGTTTTGTGAAGAGAGTTTAA